The Bdellovibrio bacteriovorus W nucleotide sequence AAAGTTTTTGGATGTTGAGTATCAACAACTAAAATCCGAGATTCAGCGTATTACAGAAGCTACAGAGTTCAATGGTTACGAACTTCTGAATGGAACAGGTGGCATGATTGACATCCAAGTGGGTGTGAACAACGACGCTTTCCGTGACAGAATTAGTTTTAACTCTGGAGCAGCGAATGCTTCACTTGCAGCCCTAGGTTTAACAGCTGAAGGGGTGGGAACGAAAGACGGCGCTCAAAAAAGTTTGAGCACTATCGATGGAGCCCTGACATCAGTGAATGCTATTCGTGCGAACTTTGGTGCTTTACAGAATAGACTTGTGTCGACATCGAATAACTTGTTGATTGCGGATGAAAACTTATCAGCAGCCAACTCGCGAATCAGAGACACAGACGTGGCCGCAGAGACTTCAGAGATGACAAGAAATAACATCTTGTTACAAGCTGGGGTGTCGGTTCTAGGCCAGGCAAATCAATCTCAACAGCTTGCGTTGAAGCTTTTGGGTTAATCAAATCTTAACAACTAGATTGGAAAAGGGCGGTTTAATAACCGCCCTTTTTTTGTTTATTTTCAATCCATTTTCAATTACCGACCTATCAGGTTCTTTAAGGAATTCTTGTTGAATCCCTTAAAAACCCAAGGCACGTAATAGACATGAAAAAATTGGTGAGTCTTGTTGTCGCTGCTTTGATTGTTTCATCTTTTTCCCAGGTTCATGCAAAGAATCTATGGGATCTCAATGATGTTTCTTATCTCTTGCCCCTTCCTCAGAAGGTGGCTGGCAATAAGCTTCTTTCTTTAGACACTCTGGGTTCAAAAGGACCTGTCATTGGGACGGAAATCCTTACAGAAATTCCAAGACTTACTTTGGGGCTGACGCGAGAAGAAGGTCTATCAGCGTCTCGTGTAATTGGTGTGCGCATTGATCCATGCTTCTCAAAACTCACTCCTCAAAAATGCCAACCTCAAGTTCGGCTGGTATGGCAGCCTTTGGCCGAAGGACGGCGTGGCCAGTTACAAGCCGAAGACGCAACGATGCATAGTTTTCATGACCTTTCGGCTGAGGAGTTTAAGAATTTACTAAAAGATCTTAAGGCTTGGAGAGATAGGCACTCAGCAAACACAGGTTATACGCCTCTCTATATTCATCCGGCTTGGTATGGAAAAGACGACAAGGCAGAATCTGTTCAAGAGTTCCAGAATATTTTATTAAAATACGTTGGCCAAGAGAACTTAAGCCGAGTGACTGCGATGGTTTTGAGAGCCAATGGAATGATGTGGGTCTTTGCTGGCTTTGAAGTTGT carries:
- a CDS encoding flagellin (COG1344 Flagellin and related hook-associated proteins), giving the protein MGLRIGTNVAALNAQKNLYMTQLNSNRSMARLASGFRINQAADDAAGLAISENLKGQIRGLRQANRNANDGISLVQVAEGSLNEVSNMLIRLRELGVQASSDTIGDTERKFLDVEYQQLKSEIQRITEATEFNGYELLNGTGGMIDIQVGVNNDAFRDRISFNSGAANASLAALGLTAEGVGTKDGAQKSLSTIDGALTSVNAIRANFGALQNRLVSTSNNLLIADENLSAANSRIRDTDVAAETSEMTRNNILLQAGVSVLGQANQSQQLALKLLG